A single window of Triplophysa rosa linkage group LG2, Trosa_1v2, whole genome shotgun sequence DNA harbors:
- the LOC130564272 gene encoding adhesion G-protein coupled receptor V1-like — translation MNAFEVSLPIVRNAGTIGDVVVQWRATVNGRPATGDLRPASGEVRFAPGETVKTLKVEVLADDVPEIEEVIKVELINASNGGNIGAEKVVDIIVPANDNPHGTVYFEQAIYRVQEPLEEVYIANITVRRSGGTLGLLEILYSTSEIDVVSNALKDGRNLLLYYDSPLSGALSTALSRPFNVTSATNVLNFCAAFCLRERACQAFSYTSAPRASCFWVTSGTSQLSSAPQTVTYLKNTTAATSLFSSQAVAGSDYITMTAQTAIMLDRSGMANLTVTILTDSLPEVDESFLIKILSVNLINMTTATKNLPALQQPDTAVVTIGMNGDAFGIFLLYSISPNATEDGLYLEVRENPRTSVLLVIERRGGSMAQVTVEWKYVGGTATPNADFSGMGEIVIFAEGDVKKTLEIVITDDMEPEDNETIQIGLVRTEGGSRILPSSDTVTILILANDNAAGVVGFHTASRSFIVKEGNRMKLKIKKILNVDCNR, via the exons ATGAATGCTTTTGAGGTCTCTCTACCCATAGTAAGAAACGCAGGGACTATAGGTGATGTGGTTGTCCAATGGAGAGCCACTGTCAACGGTAGACCTGCTACTGGTGACCTTCGACCTGCGTCTGGTGAAGTCAGATTTGCTCCTGGAGAAACCGTAAAGACACTGAAAGTAGAGGTCTTGGCTGATGATGTGCCTGAAATTGAAGAG GTTATAAAAGTTGAACTCATAAATGCTTCCAATGGTGGGAACATTGGGGCTGAGAAAGTGGTTGATATCATTGTTCCTGCCAATGACAACCCACATGGAACTGTGTACTTTGAGCAAGCCATATACCGTGTGCAGGAACCACTGGAAGAGGTCTATATTGCCAACATCACAGTTAGAAGGAG TGGTGGTACGTTAGGCTTGCTGGAGATCCTTTACAGCACCTCTGAGATAGATGTTGTAAGCAATGCTTTGAAGGATGGCCGGAACCTTTTGCTTTACTACGATTCTCCATTGTCCGGAGCTCTTTCTACTGCCCTCAGCAGACCCTTTAACGTTACCTCAGCCACAAACGTCTTGAACTTCTGTGCAGCGTTCTGTCTTCGAGAGCGAGCTTGTCAAGCTTTCAGCTACACCAGTGCCCCCAGAGCAAGTTGCTTCTGGGTAACATCTGGGACCAGCCAGTTGAGCTCTGCCCCACAAACCGTcacgtatttaaaaaataccacAGCTGCCACTTCACTGTTTAGCTCACAGGCTGTTGCAGGGAGTGACTACATAACCATGACCGCCCAAACAGCAATCATGCTTGACAGGTCAGGGATGGCTAACCTCACTGTAACAATCTTGACTGACTCTTTACCAGAGGTAGATGAGAGTTTCTTGATTAAGATCCTGAGCGTTAACTTGATCAACATGACCACAGCTACCAAAAACTTGCCAGCATTACAGCAGCCTGACACAGCTGTGGTAACTATAGGGATGAATGGAGATGCGTTTGGAATATTTCTCCTTTACAGCATTAGCCCCAATGCAACTGAAGATGGATTGTATCTGGAGGTGAGAGAGAATCCAAGAACCTCAGTGTTGTTGGTTATTGAGCGGAGAGGAGGCAGTATGGCACAGGTGACAGTTGAGTGGAAGTATGTTGGGGGCACTGCCACACCCAATGCTGATTTCAGTGGAATGGGGGAGATAGTTATCTTTGCAGAGG GTGATGTGAAGAAGACCCTTGAGATTGTCATCACAGATGACATGGAACCTGAGGACAATGAGACCATACAGATTGGATTAGTAAGGACTGAGGGTGGTAGCCGTATCCTACCAAGTTCGGACACAGTCACCATCCTTATCCTTGCAAATGACAATGCAGCGGGTGTGGTGGGCTTTCACACAGCCTCGCGATCCTTTATTGTCAAAGAGG GCAACAGGATGAAATTGAAAATAAAGAAGATATTAAATGTTGACTGTAACAGGTGA